The Acidobacteriota bacterium genome has a segment encoding these proteins:
- a CDS encoding ABC transporter ATP-binding protein: MDSSEKHDGTRAPERGYDVRLARRLWPFVRPHLGWFVLSLALVPTVALVSIAQPLVIMQAIDHAIAARSLSSLHRYVAMFFGLIVLYFFLEQAQILVMEYTGQRVTLALRTALFRHLQKLSMSYFTRTPVGRILTRVTNDIENLSDMFSSGLVRVVAAAFMLVGIVAAMFWLNWRLALAALAVVPPLLFIAARFRHQLRKIYRTLRTLVAHVNSYLQEQLTGMGIVQAFAREEKSYEEFTARNTAYRDVHLRSVFFESWFSAIVEAATSVALALLLWHGGLQLLDGVLTLGVLVAFIEYIHKFFEPIQDITEEYADMQNALASSEKVFDILDLEERLPEDRSPLREHAFRGEVEFRNVSFAYAPGEPVLKEVSFRVAPGEKVAVVGHTGAGKTTLMKLLNRLYDATEGAVLVDGLDVRGFDLALLRRNIGVAPQDVFLFAGSVRENIALGKDFSEERVRRAAEAVGADRFIGRLPRGYGANVGEQGVNLSAGERQLLAFARVLAHEPAVLVLDEATSSIDSETEALIQAAVPKLLRRRTSLVIAHRLATIRAVDRILVLHQGALREEGSHEALMRRRGIYWRLYRMQFGEREAPRETPALA, from the coding sequence ATGGATTCCTCCGAGAAGCACGACGGAACGCGGGCCCCGGAGCGCGGATACGACGTCCGCCTGGCGCGCCGCCTCTGGCCGTTCGTGCGCCCGCACCTCGGCTGGTTCGTCCTTTCGCTCGCACTCGTGCCGACGGTCGCGCTGGTGAGCATCGCCCAGCCCCTCGTCATCATGCAGGCCATCGACCACGCCATCGCCGCGCGCTCCCTTTCGTCGCTCCACCGCTACGTCGCCATGTTTTTCGGCCTTATCGTTCTTTACTTTTTTCTCGAGCAGGCGCAGATCCTGGTCATGGAGTACACGGGCCAGCGCGTGACGCTCGCACTGCGGACGGCCCTTTTCCGCCACCTTCAGAAACTTTCCATGTCCTACTTCACGCGCACTCCCGTGGGGCGCATCCTGACGCGGGTCACGAACGACATCGAGAACCTGAGCGACATGTTCTCCTCGGGGCTGGTGAGAGTGGTGGCCGCCGCGTTCATGCTCGTCGGCATCGTCGCGGCCATGTTCTGGCTCAACTGGCGGCTCGCGCTCGCGGCCCTGGCGGTGGTTCCGCCGCTTCTTTTCATCGCGGCCCGCTTCCGCCACCAGCTGCGCAAGATTTACCGCACCCTCCGGACGCTCGTGGCGCATGTGAACTCCTACCTCCAGGAGCAGCTGACCGGTATGGGCATCGTCCAGGCGTTCGCGCGCGAGGAGAAAAGCTACGAGGAATTCACCGCCCGGAACACGGCGTACCGCGATGTGCACCTGCGGTCCGTCTTTTTCGAGTCGTGGTTCTCGGCTATCGTCGAGGCCGCAACCTCGGTGGCGCTCGCGCTCCTTCTCTGGCACGGCGGCCTCCAGCTCCTCGACGGGGTCCTCACGCTCGGCGTGCTGGTGGCCTTCATCGAATACATTCACAAGTTCTTCGAGCCCATCCAGGATATTACAGAGGAATACGCCGACATGCAGAACGCCCTGGCTTCGAGCGAGAAGGTTTTCGACATACTCGACCTCGAGGAAAGATTGCCCGAGGACCGCAGCCCGCTCCGCGAGCACGCGTTCCGGGGCGAGGTGGAATTCCGAAACGTCTCCTTCGCATACGCGCCCGGGGAGCCGGTGCTCAAAGAGGTTTCGTTCCGCGTCGCCCCGGGCGAGAAGGTTGCCGTCGTGGGCCACACGGGCGCTGGGAAGACCACGCTGATGAAGCTCCTCAACCGCCTCTACGACGCGACGGAGGGCGCCGTGCTCGTCGACGGCCTGGACGTGCGCGGCTTCGACCTCGCGCTCCTCAGGCGGAACATCGGCGTCGCGCCGCAGGACGTCTTCCTCTTCGCCGGCTCGGTGCGCGAGAACATCGCGCTCGGAAAAGATTTTTCGGAAGAAAGGGTGCGCCGGGCCGCCGAGGCCGTGGGGGCGGACCGCTTCATCGGGCGCCTCCCGCGGGGCTACGGCGCGAACGTGGGGGAGCAGGGCGTAAACCTCTCGGCGGGCGAGCGGCAGCTCCTCGCCTTCGCGCGCGTCCTTGCGCACGAGCCGGCCGTTCTCGTTCTGGACGAGGCCACGTCGAGCATCGATTCCGAGACCGAGGCCCTCATCCAGGCGGCCGTCCCCAAGCTGCTCCGCCGCCGCACCTCCCTGGTCATCGCCCACCGCCTTGCGACCATCCGCGCGGTCGACCGCATCCTCGTGCTCCACCAGGGAGCGCTGCGCGAGGAGGGGAGCCACGAGGCCCTGATGCGCCGCCGCGGCATCTACTGGCGGCTCTACCGGATGCAGTTCGGCGAGCGGGAAGCGCCTCGGGAGACCCCTGCGCTTGCTTAA
- a CDS encoding phosphatidylglycerophosphatase A produces the protein MNRTAALLATFFGVGYTPKLPGTAASLAAFACWAGLSALLPAWAVALFLAHVAPFLFSATHVYLKTKSERDPGEIVADEVLGSGVAVLFLPLSWTAFVMAFVLFRLLDVLKPPPIRSLERAGGAWGVVLDDLAAGILANLLTRAALHWIF, from the coding sequence ATGAACCGCACGGCCGCCCTTCTCGCCACGTTCTTCGGCGTCGGCTACACGCCGAAGCTTCCCGGCACCGCAGCCTCGCTCGCGGCGTTCGCGTGCTGGGCGGGGCTCTCCGCGCTCCTGCCCGCGTGGGCCGTGGCCCTGTTCCTGGCCCACGTGGCGCCGTTTCTTTTCTCCGCGACGCACGTATACCTCAAGACCAAAAGCGAGCGCGACCCGGGAGAAATCGTGGCCGACGAGGTGCTGGGGAGCGGCGTCGCCGTTCTTTTTCTTCCGCTCTCGTGGACGGCTTTCGTCATGGCGTTCGTCCTCTTCCGCCTTCTCGACGTCCTGAAGCCGCCTCCGATCCGCTCCCTCGAGCGCGCGGGGGGCGCCTGGGGCGTCGTGCTCGACGACCTGGCGGCGGGGATTCTCGCGAACCTGCTCACGCGCGCCGCGCTCCACTGGATTTTCTGA
- a CDS encoding bifunctional riboflavin kinase/FAD synthetase: MEIFRDIDQVQGLKEPVLVAIGNFDGVHCGHQRVLGALVERARERGGTSLALTFYPHPMHVLALDRLQKMINTPEQRLELLEAQGLDAVVLVPFTKEFSKKSPLEFIDGVLGAMPVGEVHVGGDFRFGRRTEGDVALLRKEGKKRGFEVVCAPDLQHEGGKLGSSAIRRLLGKGSVEEAARLLGRNYFIDGRIIEGDKRGMRIGVPTANLRSYNEIIPSPGVYATRIRVGGVQHPGVTNVGFRPTFHLHGGLTIETHILPREPHAPFQRNIVGERVRIEFVAMLREERKFSSTEELRREILERDIPQAMEALKGLEKSLKE, translated from the coding sequence ATGGAAATTTTCCGCGACATCGACCAGGTGCAGGGCCTCAAGGAGCCGGTGCTCGTCGCCATCGGCAACTTCGACGGCGTCCACTGCGGCCACCAGCGCGTCCTCGGGGCGCTGGTCGAGCGGGCGCGCGAGCGCGGGGGCACGTCCCTCGCCCTGACGTTCTATCCCCATCCCATGCATGTGCTCGCCCTCGACCGGCTCCAGAAGATGATAAACACCCCGGAGCAGAGACTGGAGCTTCTGGAGGCCCAGGGCCTCGACGCCGTCGTGCTCGTCCCTTTCACGAAGGAATTTTCCAAAAAGAGCCCGCTGGAATTCATAGACGGCGTTCTCGGCGCCATGCCGGTCGGGGAGGTCCACGTGGGCGGGGACTTCCGCTTTGGCCGCCGCACCGAGGGCGACGTGGCCCTCCTGCGTAAGGAGGGGAAGAAGCGGGGCTTCGAGGTGGTGTGCGCCCCCGACCTGCAGCACGAGGGCGGGAAGCTTGGAAGCAGCGCCATCCGCCGCCTCCTGGGCAAGGGCAGCGTCGAGGAGGCCGCGCGCCTTCTCGGAAGGAACTACTTCATCGACGGCAGGATAATCGAGGGCGATAAGCGCGGCATGCGCATCGGCGTCCCCACGGCCAACCTGCGCTCCTACAACGAGATTATCCCGAGCCCCGGCGTCTACGCGACGCGCATCCGCGTGGGCGGCGTCCAGCACCCGGGCGTGACGAACGTCGGGTTCCGGCCGACGTTCCACCTCCACGGCGGCCTCACCATCGAGACGCACATCCTGCCCCGCGAGCCCCACGCGCCGTTCCAGCGCAACATCGTGGGCGAGCGCGTGCGCATCGAGTTCGTCGCGATGCTGCGCGAGGAGCGGAAATTTTCCTCCACCGAGGAATTGCGCAGGGAGATCCTCGAGCGCGACATCCCGCAGGCGATGGAAGCGTTGAAGGGACTGGAAAAAAGCTTAAAAGAATAA